From the genome of Sphingobacterium kitahiroshimense, one region includes:
- the istB gene encoding IS21-like element helper ATPase IstB, translating to MEQIKQIKEHAETLRLTNLKKAPEELIHRAQIDKPSYMDFIMEILASEVSYRKSADLERRIRLAKLPKHNDLDSYDFNVSNGLLKAELAQLRELLWLEQNYNLILMGPSGTGKTYLAAGLIHDALIAGYRAYFLSMEELTNILKMKDITVSAMNAYNRLLKAHVLAIDDIMLFPINKVQAVAFFNMINHLHEQASIIITTNKSPKQWAETLEDEVLATALLDRLLYRCEVVKLKGTSYRMDNRQTIFPEKKQENTPEK from the coding sequence ATGGAACAGATCAAACAAATCAAAGAACATGCAGAGACATTGCGTCTGACCAATCTCAAAAAAGCTCCGGAAGAACTGATCCATCGGGCACAGATCGATAAACCGTCCTATATGGATTTTATCATGGAGATATTGGCAAGTGAAGTGAGCTACCGAAAATCGGCAGATCTGGAAAGAAGAATCCGGCTGGCCAAATTACCCAAGCATAATGATCTGGACAGCTATGACTTTAATGTGTCCAACGGATTATTAAAGGCTGAACTGGCTCAGCTCAGAGAGTTGTTGTGGCTCGAACAGAATTATAACCTGATACTGATGGGACCCAGCGGAACAGGAAAAACATATCTGGCAGCGGGGCTGATCCATGACGCTCTGATTGCCGGCTACCGTGCATATTTTCTGAGTATGGAGGAACTAACCAATATCCTCAAGATGAAGGATATCACTGTATCGGCAATGAATGCGTATAACCGGCTATTAAAAGCACATGTACTGGCTATTGATGATATCATGCTTTTCCCTATCAATAAAGTTCAGGCTGTGGCTTTCTTCAATATGATCAACCACCTCCATGAACAGGCATCCATCATTATCACAACCAATAAGTCTCCAAAACAGTGGGCAGAAACGCTTGAGGACGAAGTGCTGGCAACAGCATTATTGGATAGATTATTATATCGATGTGAGGTTGTTAAATTGAAAGGAACAAGTTATCGGATGGATAACAGACAAACGATCTTCCCTGAAAAAAAACAAGAAAATACACCGGAAAAGTAA
- a CDS encoding nuclear transport factor 2 family protein: MKTLAKTFAAAALIAVSTFSMAAGKPEVSNPKKAVVNLSTADLAIDHYVAVMTKGQSAGVEQLFTSDFKQKVHATTDKTNSRSEVISFLKKQKGEQLNCKTSTTIVEQSSDFMVAKVTQQFEGFTKTDLVTLVNDGGNWKISQSINSYK, encoded by the coding sequence ATGAAAACTTTAGCAAAAACATTCGCAGCAGCAGCTTTGATCGCCGTATCAACATTCAGTATGGCAGCGGGCAAACCAGAGGTATCAAATCCTAAAAAAGCGGTGGTCAATTTATCTACAGCAGATTTGGCCATTGATCATTACGTTGCGGTTATGACAAAAGGGCAGTCGGCAGGAGTAGAGCAATTGTTTACTTCAGATTTTAAACAGAAAGTACATGCCACAACAGATAAAACCAACAGCCGTTCAGAAGTAATTTCATTTTTGAAAAAGCAAAAAGGCGAGCAGTTAAATTGTAAAACAAGCACAACTATTGTTGAGCAATCCAGTGATTTCATGGTTGCAAAAGTAACCCAACAGTTTGAAGGTTTTACCAAAACCGATCTTGTGACTTTAGTCAATGACGGCGGTAACTGGAAAATATCGCAATCGATCAACTCGTATAAGTAA
- a CDS encoding type II toxin-antitoxin system HicB family antitoxin has product MKTLKIVIERSEDMFSAYAENAEGIYGGGDTVEEAKQSILDAIKIITEEFTSENIPSILKGKYDIMYHFDAESFLTYYKGIFTNSALEKITGINQRQLQHYSSGLKKPRQPQLKKIEDGLHRLAAELQAVELV; this is encoded by the coding sequence ATGAAAACCTTAAAAATTGTTATTGAACGCAGTGAAGATATGTTTAGTGCCTATGCAGAGAATGCAGAAGGCATCTATGGCGGTGGCGATACTGTCGAAGAGGCAAAACAATCCATTTTAGATGCTATTAAAATAATTACTGAAGAGTTTACTTCAGAGAATATACCTTCCATTCTAAAAGGCAAATACGATATTATGTATCACTTCGATGCAGAGAGTTTTCTCACTTACTACAAGGGTATCTTTACCAATTCTGCTTTAGAGAAGATTACAGGTATTAACCAGCGTCAGCTGCAACATTACTCGTCGGGGCTTAAAAAACCGCGTCAACCCCAGCTTAAGAAGATTGAGGATGGGTTACATCGACTTGCAGCGGAACTACAAGCGGTAGAGTTGGTATAA
- a CDS encoding Fic family protein: MYTPPQTFIEIEDLMSNLEKFINNDEQSDLDALVKMAIIHHQFESIHPFYDGNGRTGRIINILYLVKENLLSLPILYLSRYINQNKAQYYELLQYTRDSGEWEKWIMFMLDAVEKTSVQTIEIVKGIKEIMQFYKNKIRSELPKIYSQDLINNLFKHPYTKIEFFVEDLGISRQTASRYLDQLVALKLVYLQKIGKENFYINIELYDFLNKAAHLHKLIYE, translated from the coding sequence ATTTATACCCCACCTCAGACTTTTATTGAAATTGAAGATTTAATGTCCAACCTTGAGAAGTTTATCAATAATGATGAACAATCAGATTTAGATGCATTGGTGAAAATGGCTATTATTCATCATCAGTTCGAAAGCATTCATCCATTTTATGATGGTAATGGTCGGACAGGTCGTATAATAAATATTCTATATTTGGTTAAGGAAAATCTTTTAAGTCTACCTATTTTATATTTAAGTAGATATATAAATCAGAACAAGGCTCAATACTATGAGTTATTGCAATATACAAGAGACTCTGGTGAATGGGAAAAGTGGATTATGTTTATGTTAGATGCTGTTGAAAAGACCTCCGTGCAAACAATTGAAATTGTTAAAGGAATCAAAGAAATAATGCAGTTTTATAAAAATAAAATTCGAAGTGAGCTCCCGAAAATTTATTCTCAAGATTTAATAAATAACTTATTTAAGCATCCTTATACTAAAATTGAGTTTTTTGTTGAGGATCTCGGTATTTCCCGTCAGACGGCTTCTCGTTATTTGGATCAATTGGTAGCGCTCAAATTGGTTTATTTACAGAAAATTGGAAAAGAAAATTTTTATATAAATATAGAGCTATATGATTTTTTAAACAAAGCAGCTCATCTTCATAAATTGATATATGAATAG
- a CDS encoding DUF5958 family protein produces the protein MTTNSAILLSKSIKNYLSISEISMEEFDTLINQIAQDKIEFNQGSSFILNHANFEFELVFTLLRNYIVNSIPEKVNYTTDTYIQAIASIPLKPTLTPVVILKSFPTKIAFNKLEILRKDEQQKTIIALLWIFKQTDTQRRNTECKNGCGHDWHNI, from the coding sequence ATGACAACTAACTCAGCTATTTTACTAAGTAAAAGTATTAAAAATTATTTATCAATATCCGAAATATCGATGGAAGAATTTGACACCCTAATAAATCAAATAGCTCAGGATAAAATTGAATTTAATCAAGGCAGTTCATTTATATTAAATCACGCCAATTTTGAATTTGAACTTGTTTTCACATTGTTGAGGAATTACATTGTCAATTCAATTCCCGAAAAAGTAAATTATACTACCGATACGTACATTCAAGCAATTGCCAGTATACCACTTAAACCTACCTTAACTCCAGTTGTAATTTTAAAATCGTTCCCTACTAAAATTGCATTTAACAAACTTGAGATACTTCGTAAAGATGAACAACAAAAGACCATTATTGCACTTTTGTGGATATTTAAACAAACAGATACACAACGACGGAATACGGAATGTAAAAATGGTTGCGGGCATGATTGGCATAATATATAA
- a CDS encoding DUF695 domain-containing protein — translation MTDYKVLIPDESYSVLNFKQDNFPGVAVVNTALRKFEPKIVFAWHLSIMIDLEDLIDNGMPSKSEVEVIDNYGDYLDNEIKGPDKEKPNALFLARITWNKTRELIWRVYDPEISNRFLQEIITANSSPRQFDYRIDPDNNWELAKWHLTDWK, via the coding sequence ATGACAGATTATAAAGTATTGATACCCGACGAATCCTATTCAGTGTTAAATTTTAAGCAAGATAATTTTCCAGGTGTGGCCGTGGTCAATACTGCTTTAAGGAAATTTGAACCAAAAATAGTTTTCGCATGGCACTTATCGATTATGATAGATCTAGAAGATTTAATCGATAATGGAATGCCTTCAAAAAGTGAAGTTGAAGTAATTGATAACTATGGCGATTATTTGGATAATGAAATAAAAGGCCCGGATAAGGAAAAACCTAATGCCTTATTTCTTGCAAGAATAACCTGGAATAAAACGCGAGAATTAATTTGGCGAGTATACGATCCTGAAATCTCAAATAGATTTCTCCAAGAAATTATTACAGCCAACTCCTCCCCTAGACAGTTTGACTATCGAATCGATCCGGACAATAATTGGGAGTTGGCAAAGTGGCATTTGACAGATTGGAAGTAG
- a CDS encoding carboxypeptidase-like regulatory domain-containing protein, which yields MSLKRFLFYYTRIFLTLVLLGVYIVIFAQTKITGTIVNKSGKAVSQANIQVIQPSDSSVLAYSFSDNNGFFSLEFQNQSKSINLAFSHLTDGRAAKKIQNINQHISIQLDGRIIEIPEVSIEKPAIKIVGDTLVYLINNFANNQDRTIGDVLKKIPGVEVDPNGTIKYNGQYINKFYVEGKDLMELRYGTITNALSNRDVESVEILQNHQPIKMLEGKIPSHQAAFNIRLKKNVSLSGRAGIGAGASPLLWNVNITPMLFTKDIQALIDLKSNNTGEDILASYDVTNVSMSGISENLKPIAFTNFLKTNTLSLPPLKSSIYLDNKSNVFSSNILKPLNSDWEIKWNIDTWQNNIRTQGNENTTILLKNNEKEEILTYEESVNNNIKDKNLKGTFFIQQNGKNNYLKNNFTFQYNRKLTDNNTDLNSNRIAQNITTPSVGFQNILTGTTVIGKNKIHQINYKSNIKYQHSEYNYLLKSKNIYLIPELDVQTQDTLKQSLDTKDLETFHSLSMQFFKGKWIFSPALDLKTVHNDLLSNLYVLNESLSSNQTAINRIIQTGSMIISRNTDRFKIKIDLPFNLQYYNIKTLEYQNKGNNLFFEPHIRTNLKLPNFWEWQMSSGINRTFGNVNQIYNNPILNALNVTKMPIDLSRQKEFQIENQWKYNNPLNSIASYITLNYTNTQKDYIYSETILDNGQRSFELLPMKNRRNSISFLGNVSKYYQNIRSNIQFNTGYTLLNTNSLIQNQFIENKVNNYVAKAKITYNQLSSLGFEYEYSFTLGTSKSMLNQVDFNQQNHFLNFYVIPIEKHAFHVNLDYYIFNYQDNQNSYPFLNLLYRFSIEKKKIDFEIKWNNIINNRDFTRLYFDQAQIIKSSYQLRPSQLLFSIKFNFR from the coding sequence TTGAGCCTTAAAAGATTCTTATTTTATTATACCCGTATTTTCCTTACGTTAGTCTTATTAGGAGTATACATTGTTATTTTCGCACAAACGAAAATAACAGGTACTATTGTAAATAAAAGCGGTAAAGCTGTTTCACAAGCAAATATTCAGGTGATCCAACCTTCAGATAGCTCGGTTTTAGCGTATAGTTTTAGTGATAATAATGGTTTTTTTAGTCTTGAGTTCCAAAATCAATCTAAATCAATCAATTTAGCGTTTAGTCATCTAACTGATGGTAGAGCCGCAAAAAAAATTCAAAATATAAATCAACATATCTCTATTCAATTAGATGGTCGCATTATTGAAATACCAGAAGTGTCTATTGAAAAACCTGCTATAAAAATTGTAGGTGATACTCTAGTATACTTAATAAATAATTTTGCCAACAATCAAGATCGCACAATTGGAGATGTATTAAAAAAAATACCTGGCGTTGAGGTTGATCCAAATGGAACAATAAAATACAATGGTCAATATATCAACAAATTTTATGTCGAAGGTAAAGACTTAATGGAATTGAGATATGGAACCATTACCAATGCTTTATCAAATCGTGATGTTGAATCTGTTGAAATTCTCCAAAACCATCAACCAATTAAGATGTTGGAAGGAAAAATCCCTTCTCATCAAGCTGCATTTAATATTAGACTAAAAAAAAATGTATCCTTATCTGGAAGAGCAGGTATCGGCGCGGGAGCATCCCCCTTATTGTGGAATGTTAATATAACACCGATGTTGTTCACTAAGGATATTCAAGCTCTTATAGATCTAAAAAGTAACAATACTGGGGAAGATATTCTAGCTTCCTATGATGTTACGAATGTCAGTATGAGTGGTATTAGTGAAAACTTAAAACCAATTGCATTTACAAACTTTTTAAAAACCAATACACTCTCGCTGCCTCCATTAAAATCTTCTATTTATTTAGATAATAAATCAAATGTTTTTTCCTCAAATATATTAAAACCACTCAACAGTGATTGGGAAATAAAATGGAATATTGATACCTGGCAGAATAATATCCGGACACAGGGTAACGAAAATACTACAATTCTATTAAAGAATAATGAAAAGGAGGAAATTTTAACTTACGAAGAAAGTGTCAATAATAACATAAAGGACAAAAACCTGAAAGGAACATTTTTTATTCAACAAAATGGGAAGAATAATTATTTGAAAAACAATTTCACTTTCCAATACAATCGCAAATTAACTGATAACAACACAGATCTGAATTCAAATAGAATAGCACAAAATATAACAACACCAAGTGTCGGCTTTCAAAATATTCTGACAGGTACTACGGTAATTGGTAAAAACAAGATTCACCAGATTAATTATAAATCCAATATCAAATATCAGCATAGTGAATATAATTACTTGTTGAAATCAAAAAACATATACCTAATTCCTGAATTAGATGTCCAAACCCAAGACACGCTAAAACAGTCTCTAGATACGAAAGACCTAGAAACATTTCATAGCCTATCAATGCAATTTTTTAAAGGAAAATGGATTTTCTCACCAGCCTTAGATTTAAAAACTGTTCATAATGATTTGTTATCTAATTTATATGTCTTGAATGAATCTCTAAGTTCGAATCAAACTGCAATCAATCGCATTATACAAACCGGAAGTATGATCATCAGCAGAAATACGGATCGGTTTAAAATAAAAATCGACTTACCATTTAACTTGCAGTACTATAACATCAAAACATTAGAGTATCAGAACAAAGGAAATAATTTATTTTTCGAACCTCATATTCGCACAAACTTAAAACTTCCAAACTTTTGGGAGTGGCAAATGTCAAGCGGAATAAATCGAACGTTTGGAAATGTTAATCAAATTTACAATAATCCTATTTTGAATGCATTGAATGTGACTAAAATGCCGATAGATCTGTCCCGTCAGAAAGAGTTTCAAATTGAAAATCAATGGAAATATAATAATCCACTTAATAGTATAGCGAGTTATATCACTTTGAATTATACAAATACACAGAAAGATTATATTTATTCGGAAACTATTTTAGATAACGGACAAAGATCATTCGAGTTGCTACCAATGAAAAACAGAAGAAATTCAATTTCTTTCCTAGGCAATGTGAGCAAATATTATCAAAACATTCGTAGTAACATTCAATTTAATACTGGTTATACATTATTAAATACAAACTCTTTAATTCAAAATCAGTTCATTGAAAATAAGGTAAATAACTATGTTGCAAAAGCTAAAATAACATATAATCAATTGAGCTCGTTAGGTTTTGAATATGAATATTCTTTCACACTAGGAACTTCTAAAAGCATGTTAAATCAGGTTGATTTTAATCAACAAAATCACTTTTTAAACTTTTATGTTATCCCTATCGAAAAACATGCATTTCATGTGAATCTTGATTATTACATCTTTAATTATCAAGATAATCAAAATAGTTATCCATTTCTAAACCTTCTGTATCGTTTTTCTATAGAAAAAAAGAAAATTGACTTTGAAATTAAGTGGAATAATATCATAAATAATCGAGATTTTACAAGACTATATTTTGATCAAGCACAAATAATCAAGTCTAGCTACCAGTTAAGACCTTCACAACTATTGTTTTCAATTAAATTTAATTTTAGATAA
- a CDS encoding type II toxin-antitoxin system HicA family toxin has product MKSSEFHKILRKSGWNHIRTSGSHYIYEKEGRTYPVPYHGSKEIGEGLRKKIMKDLGLK; this is encoded by the coding sequence ATGAAATCAAGTGAATTCCACAAGATTTTGCGAAAAAGTGGCTGGAACCATATCCGCACGAGTGGATCTCACTACATTTATGAGAAGGAGGGTAGAACATATCCAGTTCCTTATCATGGAAGTAAAGAAATTGGGGAAGGTCTTCGCAAGAAAATCATGAAGGATCTAGGGCTTAAATAA
- the istA gene encoding IS21 family transposase produces MWYKVKELIGSGLNISQIHVETGLDRATVRKYLSLSEKGFHDWISRPRNLPKKLSVYYSYVKETLELQPYLSAAQVEDRLMERYSDLPTVHSKTIYNFVRNIRLEHGLVKYRDKQARDYEKLPDTPYGQQAQVDFGQAFMQTDTTYQMKVYFFAMVLSRSRQKFVYFQNHPFTTTTAVYAHELAFEFFQGIPQQIIYDQDRVFIQEENLGDILLTDGFRSFCDSNPFEPVFCRKADPESKGKIENVVKYVKHNFLRGRLYKTVPVLQKEALDWLKRRGNGKVHGSTGKIPHKEWLMEQKYLQSITAVPTLPKTMLPEYFVRKDNCITYRGNYYSLPSGSYKGQGTKVLLEIKGSSMCIYSEANQIVARHIISQQKGYIVRLEGHKRTGSDRVEQTTAEVTALFNNNNGVIYLTLLKENRPRYYHDSLKVILKNLRSASQESIDQTLGICLENKIFNAYEFSQVLNLQKKLHPAGTEYLTVGSSADTTHLQQGLDPETSNINYYESILN; encoded by the coding sequence ATGTGGTACAAAGTTAAAGAATTAATTGGATCGGGACTAAACATAAGTCAGATTCATGTTGAAACCGGTTTAGACCGGGCTACAGTACGCAAGTATCTGTCACTTTCAGAAAAAGGTTTCCATGACTGGATCTCACGGCCCAGAAATCTCCCCAAGAAACTTTCGGTCTATTACAGTTATGTTAAAGAAACCCTGGAACTTCAGCCCTATCTATCCGCAGCACAGGTTGAGGATCGCCTTATGGAGCGATATTCCGACCTCCCTACGGTACATAGCAAAACCATCTATAATTTTGTCAGGAACATCCGTCTTGAACATGGTCTGGTAAAATACAGGGATAAACAGGCGCGTGATTATGAAAAATTGCCGGATACACCTTATGGCCAGCAGGCACAGGTTGACTTTGGACAGGCCTTTATGCAGACCGACACCACTTACCAGATGAAAGTTTACTTCTTTGCAATGGTACTGAGCCGCTCACGGCAAAAGTTTGTTTACTTCCAGAACCATCCGTTTACCACAACAACAGCTGTTTATGCACATGAACTTGCTTTTGAGTTTTTTCAGGGTATCCCTCAGCAGATCATCTATGACCAGGACCGGGTATTTATCCAGGAAGAAAACCTTGGCGATATCCTGTTGACTGACGGTTTCCGTTCTTTTTGTGACAGTAACCCATTTGAACCAGTGTTCTGCAGAAAGGCTGACCCTGAATCAAAGGGAAAAATAGAAAATGTGGTCAAATATGTAAAGCATAACTTTCTTCGTGGACGCTTATATAAAACAGTTCCTGTCCTGCAGAAAGAGGCTCTGGACTGGCTTAAAAGACGTGGCAACGGAAAAGTACATGGCAGCACCGGTAAGATACCCCATAAGGAGTGGCTGATGGAGCAAAAGTATCTGCAGTCTATCACTGCTGTTCCAACTTTACCTAAGACAATGTTACCTGAATACTTTGTAAGAAAAGATAACTGTATTACCTATCGTGGCAATTACTATAGTCTTCCATCTGGAAGTTATAAAGGTCAGGGAACCAAAGTACTGCTTGAAATCAAGGGGAGCAGTATGTGCATCTATAGCGAAGCGAATCAGATAGTGGCACGGCATATCATCTCACAGCAGAAAGGCTATATCGTACGTCTTGAAGGACATAAAAGAACCGGTTCAGACCGTGTTGAACAAACAACAGCAGAAGTGACCGCTCTTTTTAACAATAATAATGGGGTCATTTATCTTACGCTTTTAAAAGAAAACAGACCGAGGTATTACCATGACAGCCTAAAAGTGATCCTTAAAAATCTCAGGAGTGCATCGCAGGAATCTATAGATCAGACATTGGGCATATGTCTGGAAAACAAAATCTTCAATGCCTATGAATTCTCCCAGGTTCTCAATCTGCAGAAGAAACTGCATCCTGCAGGCACAGAATATCTAACAGTCGGATCCAGTGCTGACACTACGCATTTACAGCAGGGCCTAGATCCTGAAACCAGTAATATCAATTATTATGAATCTATACTCAACTAA
- a CDS encoding heavy metal-binding domain-containing protein, translated as MIVTSTNTIEGREVLRYFDPISATAVIGANALSAIRSQLRSVCFADPFGIFRWTLPQL; from the coding sequence ATGATCGTTACCAGTACCAATACCATCGAGGGGAGAGAAGTCCTGCGTTATTTTGATCCCATATCAGCAACAGCTGTTATTGGAGCCAATGCTTTGAGTGCAATCCGGAGCCAGCTTCGTAGCGTTTGCTTCGCAGATCCCTTCGGGATTTTTCGGTGGACGCTCCCGCAATTATGA
- a CDS encoding Rpn family recombination-promoting nuclease/putative transposase, whose product MKNHVQPVFIDPTTDEGFKRLFGDKVNLINFLNIIFRGRKTIVDLTYRDTERIGATEEIGKVIFDLVVQISTGEEMIIEMQTSSQTNLKQRMLYYASKVISDTAPKGNRKAWGYAIPEVYTIVLMDGFHMPGGDHKTYFHDTCLCNRDSGQIFYEGLGFIYLEIINFVKSEAEVEDELDKVFFMLKNMSTLKTLPRIMKSAVFQRFFQLASYAKLTKEERTMYDISLKRKWDAEAVRMYQQEQVEGLEKQLGGLEKQLGGLEKQLGGLEKQLKEAKQASKKAVVIAKAQGEHKKAIETALKFKKMGLPIADIAKGTGLTIDEIEKLK is encoded by the coding sequence ATGAAAAATCACGTTCAGCCCGTTTTTATTGATCCAACCACCGATGAAGGATTCAAGCGGTTATTCGGAGACAAGGTCAACCTGATCAACTTTCTTAACATCATTTTTCGTGGTCGAAAGACCATTGTTGATCTGACGTATAGAGATACCGAGCGTATCGGTGCAACCGAAGAGATCGGTAAAGTTATCTTTGATCTAGTAGTTCAGATCAGTACAGGCGAAGAGATGATCATTGAGATGCAGACCAGCAGTCAGACTAATCTAAAGCAACGCATGCTTTATTATGCCAGCAAGGTTATTTCAGATACGGCTCCCAAAGGAAACCGTAAAGCCTGGGGCTATGCCATTCCCGAAGTTTATACCATTGTCCTGATGGATGGTTTTCATATGCCAGGAGGTGATCATAAAACCTATTTTCATGATACTTGCCTGTGTAATAGAGATTCAGGGCAAATTTTTTACGAGGGTTTGGGGTTTATCTATTTAGAAATTATTAACTTTGTTAAAAGCGAAGCTGAGGTTGAAGACGAACTTGATAAAGTATTCTTTATGCTCAAAAATATGTCTACGTTAAAGACCTTGCCACGGATCATGAAATCGGCGGTATTTCAACGATTCTTTCAGTTGGCCAGCTACGCAAAATTGACAAAGGAGGAACGAACTATGTATGATATTAGTTTAAAACGAAAATGGGATGCCGAAGCAGTGCGGATGTATCAACAGGAACAAGTTGAAGGACTAGAAAAGCAATTGGGAGGACTAGAAAAGCAATTGGGAGGACTAGAAAAGCAATTGGGAGGACTAGAAAAACAATTGAAAGAGGCTAAGCAAGCATCCAAGAAAGCAGTTGTAATTGCTAAAGCCCAAGGCGAACACAAAAAAGCCATTGAGACAGCTTTAAAATTTAAAAAGATGGGCTTACCTATTGCAGATATTGCAAAAGGTACCGGTCTTACCATCGACGAGATTGAAAAGCTGAAATAA
- a CDS encoding GLPGLI family protein, producing the protein MYYSISLFILICFVNVSLAQTKYSTMVQYKYSYKTDINAKEYQDENMVLLVNNEESVFTSSASYMLDSLKSISSYTSGDDVTKMMTGLKYRSNNDYFININRTTNTIKVKEVAEVNPLIYPEYQEKFIPNWVLSKETRTILGIVCLKATTKLFGRNWIAWYAKDVPVPFGPYKFYNLPGLIISIQDELNTHKFEIFKIKRSPRIFPKSELSGIVKMTKENTRNVIYKGKFTNALFEGQTIKSEQMPDFIEIRQKKLDEEKKKYNNPIELTLEP; encoded by the coding sequence ATGTATTACAGTATAAGTTTATTTATATTAATTTGTTTTGTAAATGTCAGTTTAGCTCAAACCAAATACAGTACTATGGTCCAGTACAAGTATTCATATAAAACAGACATTAATGCGAAAGAATACCAGGATGAAAATATGGTCTTATTAGTAAACAATGAAGAATCAGTGTTTACTTCTAGCGCTAGTTACATGCTGGACAGTTTAAAGTCGATATCTAGCTATACCTCTGGTGATGATGTCACAAAAATGATGACAGGTTTGAAATACCGTTCAAATAACGATTATTTTATTAATATTAATCGTACAACAAATACGATTAAAGTTAAAGAAGTAGCGGAAGTAAATCCTTTAATTTATCCAGAATATCAAGAGAAATTCATTCCTAATTGGGTGTTATCTAAGGAAACAAGAACTATTTTAGGAATTGTGTGTCTGAAAGCAACGACAAAACTATTTGGAAGAAATTGGATCGCATGGTATGCTAAAGATGTACCAGTTCCTTTTGGTCCTTACAAATTCTATAATTTACCAGGATTAATTATATCGATACAAGATGAATTAAACACACATAAATTTGAAATATTTAAGATAAAGAGATCTCCGCGCATATTTCCTAAAAGTGAATTGAGTGGTATTGTGAAAATGACGAAAGAAAATACGCGAAATGTCATTTATAAAGGGAAATTCACAAATGCGCTATTTGAAGGTCAAACAATAAAGAGTGAGCAAATGCCAGATTTTATCGAAATCAGACAAAAAAAACTGGATGAGGAAAAAAAGAAATATAACAACCCTATTGAATTAACACTTGAGCCTTAA
- a CDS encoding Fic/DOC family N-terminal domain-containing protein, with amino-acid sequence MSNYTIPNLPLSVDLETKIVLKKLVSAHKALAELNGVSETIPNQQIIINTLALQEAKDSSAIENIITTQDELFSSDAITDNFASHAAKEVFNYATALKSGYELVINKGLITSNNIIAIQAILEETRSGFRKLPAPL; translated from the coding sequence ATGAGTAATTATACTATCCCAAATTTACCGTTAAGTGTAGATCTCGAAACAAAAATAGTTTTAAAAAAATTAGTTTCTGCTCATAAAGCTTTAGCAGAACTGAATGGAGTCTCCGAGACCATTCCTAATCAACAAATTATTATTAATACACTCGCGTTACAAGAAGCAAAAGATAGTTCTGCCATTGAAAACATTATAACTACGCAAGATGAACTTTTTAGCAGTGACGCAATTACTGATAATTTTGCTAGTCATGCAGCTAAAGAAGTTTTTAATTATGCGACAGCTTTAAAAAGTGGTTACGAATTAGTTATTAATAAAGGGTTAATAACTTCTAATAATATTATTGCCATTCAAGCTATATTGGAGGAAACGAGATCTGGTTTTAGGAAACTACCGGCACCTCTTTAA
- a CDS encoding heavy metal-binding domain-containing protein codes for MQSGASFVAFASQIPSGFFGGRSRNYENKLQELYKSVVESLKQNARSYRADAVIGFSVNIDELSGKGTPIVYDHRYRYSCIAQ; via the coding sequence GTGCAATCCGGAGCCAGCTTCGTAGCGTTTGCTTCGCAGATCCCTTCGGGATTTTTCGGTGGACGCTCCCGCAATTATGAAAACAAACTACAGGAGCTTTATAAGAGCGTAGTGGAGTCTTTAAAGCAAAATGCACGTAGCTATCGGGCAGATGCCGTTATAGGCTTCAGCGTCAATATTGATGAGCTCTCGGGCAAAGGTACGCCGATCGTTTATGATCACCGCTATCGGTACTCCTGTATTGCTCAATGA